One genomic region from Candidatus Methylomirabilota bacterium encodes:
- a CDS encoding pyridoxamine 5'-phosphate oxidase family protein, with protein sequence MNPSPEPSFAARARALVQAGRVGALATHSRQRPGYPFGSVAPYAADEQGRPVFLISGLALHTKNLEADPRATLLVTPPEPVDDPLAAPRVTVLGEARRLDPSEAAADRARYLAQHPSAAMWVDFADFAFWRLEVTGAYFVGGFGAMDWITRDAYVEVTP encoded by the coding sequence ATGAATCCGTCTCCCGAGCCCTCGTTCGCGGCGCGGGCGCGCGCCCTCGTGCAGGCGGGGAGGGTCGGTGCCCTCGCCACGCACTCCCGCCAGCGTCCCGGCTACCCGTTCGGCTCGGTGGCACCCTACGCCGCGGACGAGCAGGGCCGTCCCGTGTTTCTCATCAGTGGGCTGGCGCTGCACACGAAGAATCTCGAGGCCGATCCACGGGCCACCCTGCTCGTCACCCCGCCCGAGCCGGTAGACGATCCACTCGCCGCCCCGCGCGTTACCGTGCTTGGCGAGGCGCGCCGCCTCGACCCCAGCGAAGCCGCCGCGGACCGCGCGCGCTACCTGGCGCAGCACCCCAGCGCCGCGATGTGGGTGGACTTCGCGGACTTCGCCTTCTGGCGCCTCGAGGTGACCGGCGCCTACTTCGTGGGCGGGTTCGGAGCGATGGACTGGATCACACGCGACGCATACGTCGAGGTCACCCCATGA
- a CDS encoding amidase, with translation MTDWTLAGLAAAIRARKISPLEITRDCLARVEQLDPRLRAFITVDRDGALARAQSLEADAMAGRWQGPLHGVPLAHKDLFRIAPLPTSCGSKTAEYFVCERDATAVTRLTDAGAITLGKLNMAELAMGPYGDNAHHGDVQNPWRMGHVSGGSSSGSGAAVGAGLALGALGTDTGGSIRLPAGCCGIAGLKPTYGRVSRAGAMPLSWSMDHIGPMARTVRDVALMLEVIAGEDPEDATASARPVDDYLAGLERPIRGLRVALADNYYFDGVAPEVTRAVHDMAHALERLGARVEPLRLPDPQVIHDVSGIVARAESTVVHTRILRERPHELQPSVRARLEVGERISAHDYLQALRLRARLTREFIQDVFDDADLVLVPATPTPAPALAEVTAGDGEAIAARMGRFSRLTRPWNGLGLPVLALPCGASPDGLPIGAQIVGRPFDEATVLRAGHAYEQATDWHRRRPVLP, from the coding sequence ATGACGGACTGGACCCTCGCCGGCCTCGCCGCGGCCATTCGTGCCCGCAAGATCTCGCCGCTCGAGATCACGCGCGACTGCCTCGCGCGCGTCGAGCAGCTGGACCCCCGCCTCCGCGCCTTCATCACGGTGGACCGGGACGGCGCGCTCGCGCGCGCCCAATCGCTGGAAGCGGACGCGATGGCGGGACGTTGGCAGGGTCCTCTGCATGGGGTACCGCTCGCCCACAAGGATCTGTTCCGCATCGCGCCGCTGCCGACCTCGTGCGGCAGCAAGACCGCCGAGTACTTCGTGTGCGAGCGCGACGCCACCGCGGTGACGCGGCTGACCGACGCCGGCGCGATCACGCTGGGCAAGCTCAACATGGCCGAGCTCGCCATGGGCCCCTACGGCGACAACGCGCACCACGGCGACGTGCAGAACCCGTGGCGGATGGGGCATGTGTCCGGCGGCTCGTCCAGCGGCTCGGGTGCCGCGGTCGGCGCGGGGCTCGCGCTTGGCGCGCTCGGCACGGACACCGGCGGGTCCATCCGGCTGCCCGCGGGGTGCTGCGGCATCGCCGGCCTCAAGCCCACCTATGGCCGCGTGAGTCGCGCGGGGGCGATGCCGCTGTCCTGGTCCATGGATCACATCGGCCCCATGGCCCGCACGGTCAGGGACGTCGCGCTGATGCTCGAGGTCATCGCGGGTGAGGATCCCGAGGACGCCACCGCGAGCGCGCGTCCGGTCGACGACTATCTCGCCGGGCTCGAGCGGCCGATCCGGGGGCTCCGCGTCGCCCTCGCCGACAACTACTACTTCGACGGCGTGGCACCGGAGGTCACGCGCGCCGTCCATGACATGGCCCATGCGCTCGAGCGGCTGGGCGCGCGCGTCGAGCCGCTGCGCCTGCCCGATCCCCAGGTGATCCACGATGTCAGCGGGATCGTGGCCCGCGCGGAGAGCACGGTGGTGCACACGCGCATCCTCCGCGAGCGTCCCCATGAGCTGCAGCCCTCCGTGCGGGCGCGGCTCGAGGTGGGCGAGCGCATCAGCGCCCACGACTATCTGCAGGCGCTGCGGCTACGGGCGCGGCTGACGCGCGAATTCATCCAGGACGTGTTCGACGACGCGGATCTCGTGCTCGTGCCGGCCACGCCTACCCCGGCCCCCGCGCTCGCCGAGGTCACCGCCGGGGACGGCGAGGCCATCGCCGCGCGCATGGGGCGCTTCTCGCGCCTCACGCGTCCCTGGAATGGGCTCGGCCTGCCCGTGCTGGCGCTGCCGTGCGGCGCCTCCCCAGACGGGCTTCCCATCGGGGCTCAGATCGTCGGCCGACCCTTCGATGAGGCGACTGTGCTGCGCGCGGGCCATGCCTACGAGCAGGCGACCGACTGGCACCGCCGCCGGCCGGTGCTCCCCTGA
- a CDS encoding MFS transporter: protein MPDSAVTVSGTARARGGLLQRLFGTFRAAYLPILVTYFAWGASGITGVAALYFQKDSLRLTPADAAGIGFWLGLPWSMKMIVGVASDAFPILGSRRKAYLILGTLCSLVGYALVAWSVTTRDGYLAAMLLVVIGFMIQDVVADALSVEVARSDDEVAQVQTLGRVALLVGTISVGYASGVIAAALGPRPVFAIAAALPVVVAVAALFIRVPPRAAAPPAAAADGPLEGGRTRLVLGAGLAYAAFSVGLELLDIPFTQEIVLAVSAVLIVVLLRQIGLSRAVAISAFVIFLFRAVPGVGQGYSYWAIDHLGFDQQFLGILAQVSSVLSLAGLLVFRKTITRRPVSFTIFWVTIAGFLLSLPTIGLFYGANEWFGLSPRAFAFIDTTISAPLGQLAMVPMLVLIAKSAPEGAEATMFAVMASLMNLALSASELGTRYLNTAFAVTQQDYVGLGRLMILASSIGLVPLLALPLLRREEARAAAVAAVAPAPATPVAGGAQ, encoded by the coding sequence ATGCCCGACTCGGCGGTGACCGTGTCCGGGACCGCTCGGGCCCGGGGCGGTCTCCTCCAGCGACTGTTCGGCACCTTTCGCGCCGCATATCTCCCCATCCTCGTCACGTACTTCGCGTGGGGCGCCAGCGGCATCACGGGGGTGGCCGCGCTGTACTTCCAGAAGGACTCGCTGCGGCTCACGCCGGCCGACGCCGCGGGCATCGGGTTCTGGCTGGGCCTGCCGTGGAGCATGAAGATGATCGTGGGCGTCGCGTCCGACGCCTTCCCGATCCTCGGCAGCCGGCGAAAGGCGTATCTGATCCTCGGTACCCTTTGTTCGCTCGTCGGCTACGCGCTGGTGGCGTGGAGCGTGACGACGCGAGACGGGTACCTGGCGGCAATGCTCCTCGTGGTGATCGGCTTCATGATCCAGGACGTGGTGGCCGACGCGCTCTCGGTGGAGGTGGCGCGAAGCGACGATGAGGTCGCGCAGGTGCAGACCCTCGGCCGCGTTGCGCTGCTCGTGGGAACCATCAGCGTCGGTTATGCCAGCGGCGTCATCGCCGCCGCCCTCGGGCCGCGCCCGGTGTTCGCGATCGCCGCCGCCTTGCCGGTCGTTGTGGCGGTCGCGGCCTTGTTCATTCGCGTGCCGCCGCGCGCCGCCGCCCCGCCCGCCGCGGCCGCCGATGGCCCGCTGGAGGGTGGTCGCACGCGCCTCGTGCTGGGGGCGGGTCTTGCCTACGCCGCGTTCAGCGTGGGCCTCGAACTGCTCGACATCCCGTTCACGCAGGAGATCGTGCTCGCGGTGTCGGCGGTGCTCATCGTGGTGCTCCTCCGGCAGATCGGGCTGTCGCGGGCGGTGGCGATCTCCGCTTTCGTGATCTTCCTCTTCCGGGCAGTCCCCGGCGTGGGGCAGGGCTACAGCTACTGGGCCATCGATCACCTGGGCTTCGACCAGCAGTTCCTCGGCATCCTCGCCCAGGTGAGCTCGGTGCTGAGCCTGGCCGGCCTCCTCGTCTTTCGCAAGACGATCACGCGCCGGCCGGTGAGCTTCACGATCTTCTGGGTGACCATCGCCGGATTCCTCCTCTCGCTCCCGACCATCGGGCTCTTCTACGGGGCCAACGAGTGGTTCGGGCTGTCGCCGCGGGCCTTCGCGTTCATCGACACCACGATCTCGGCGCCGCTGGGCCAGCTCGCGATGGTGCCCATGCTCGTGCTCATCGCCAAGTCGGCGCCGGAGGGTGCGGAGGCGACCATGTTCGCGGTCATGGCCTCGCTCATGAACCTGGCGCTCTCCGCCAGTGAGCTGGGCACGCGCTATCTCAACACGGCGTTCGCGGTCACGCAGCAGGACTACGTCGGGCTCGGCCGGTTGATGATCCTCGCGAGCTCGATCGGGCTCGTTCCTCTCCTCGCGCTGCCGCTCCTGAGGCGGGAAGAGGCGCGCGCGGCCGCCGTCGCCGCCGTGGCACCTGCGCCGGCGACGCCCGTGGCGGGTGGGGCGCAATGA
- a CDS encoding ATP-binding protein, whose protein sequence is MTSLPRRPWSAVVRLLERDERVFAFLLAVVMVGGLATLGLAPLRPRYRFDVFSLVLWFAAYKACILMWVTVNPRATRFIFSGALAVDLLLVFALLYLTGGGDSLYYLLFFPLVAVNAYYFGRAVGMLVTLIAGLLYATSSWLVPPWVGWVPVMILVAFFGLPAFAVAHVAERERRGRAEVERLNADLTGTLTRLQAAQHELVVAERMATVGRLSLKMAHEVRNPIAAIGLNAEMLGDIVGERADAEMVEAKGLVGAIRDQVGALDALTEEYLAFARFPRPQFEEDSVNDMVLALIDFVRPLASRQGITLRAETDPSVPSMAIDRSLLRQAVLNLIKNGFEALSQGGSITVTTRCVEDSVEIAVSDSGPGINEEVGRRLFEQFFTTKPQGTGLGLSITRQIAEEHGGQIQWSSRPGAGATFTITVPIKRPEHA, encoded by the coding sequence ATGACCTCCCTCCCGCGCAGGCCCTGGTCCGCGGTTGTCCGGCTCCTCGAGCGGGACGAGCGCGTGTTCGCCTTCCTCCTCGCGGTGGTGATGGTGGGCGGACTGGCGACCCTCGGGCTCGCTCCCCTGCGCCCCCGCTACCGCTTCGACGTCTTCTCGCTCGTACTGTGGTTCGCCGCGTACAAGGCGTGCATCCTCATGTGGGTGACGGTGAACCCCCGAGCGACCCGCTTCATCTTCAGCGGGGCCCTCGCGGTGGACCTCCTCCTCGTGTTCGCGCTGCTGTACCTCACGGGCGGCGGCGACAGCCTCTACTACCTGCTCTTCTTCCCGCTGGTGGCGGTCAACGCCTACTACTTCGGCCGCGCCGTGGGCATGCTGGTGACCCTGATCGCCGGCCTTCTCTACGCTACCTCCTCGTGGCTGGTGCCGCCGTGGGTCGGCTGGGTGCCCGTGATGATCCTCGTGGCCTTCTTCGGGTTGCCTGCCTTCGCCGTGGCGCACGTCGCCGAGCGCGAGCGCCGCGGCCGCGCCGAGGTTGAACGGCTCAATGCCGATCTCACGGGCACTCTGACCCGGCTCCAGGCCGCCCAGCACGAGCTGGTCGTCGCCGAGCGCATGGCGACGGTGGGCAGGCTCTCGCTGAAGATGGCCCACGAGGTGCGCAACCCTATTGCCGCCATCGGTCTCAACGCGGAGATGCTGGGCGACATCGTGGGCGAGCGCGCGGACGCGGAGATGGTAGAGGCCAAGGGGCTGGTCGGCGCGATCCGCGATCAGGTGGGCGCGCTCGACGCCCTGACCGAGGAATACCTCGCCTTCGCGCGCTTTCCGCGCCCGCAGTTCGAGGAGGACTCGGTGAACGACATGGTATTGGCGCTCATCGATTTCGTGCGGCCGCTCGCCTCCCGCCAGGGCATCACCTTGCGGGCGGAGACCGATCCTTCTGTCCCGTCGATGGCGATCGACCGCTCCCTGCTGCGCCAGGCCGTCCTCAACCTGATCAAGAACGGGTTCGAGGCGCTGTCCCAGGGCGGGAGCATCACCGTGACGACCCGCTGCGTCGAGGACAGCGTCGAGATCGCGGTGAGCGACAGCGGACCGGGCATCAACGAGGAGGTCGGCCGTCGACTGTTCGAGCAGTTCTTCACCACCAAGCCCCAGGGTACCGGTCTCGGCCTGTCGATCACGCGTCAGATTGCCGAGGAGCACGGCGGCCAGATCCAGTGGTCGAGTCGCCCCGGCGCGGGGGCGACGTTCACCATCACGGTGCCGATCAAGAGACCCGAGCATGCCTGA
- a CDS encoding sigma-54 dependent transcriptional regulator, protein MPEITPPTLLVADDDPAVRQSLERTLAREGYSVLLAPDGQAAMERLREGGVDLLLSDLRMPGLNGLELLREVKAAQPDVDVIMLTAFGTVEEAVTAMKDGAVDFLTKPFQRAQLIRVIRKALERRELIAENRALQRRLDDLLAQGNIIGVSPVWRATMSLVEQVANSSATVLIHGESGTGKELLARAIHDRSARRNGPFVAVNCAALPETLLESELFGYEKGAFTGAAARKEGRFELADGGTLFLDEVADLSPVTQPKILRVLQEGEFERLGGTKTSKVDVRIVTASNQDLSALVKEKRFREDLFYRLNVITITAPPLRDRPEDVPVLAQHFLRIYAAKNNRNLVGFSEDALRCFESYAWPGNVRELENVVERAVVLARGQSIEVGDLPDKVTARAIVVERPTPGEGEGTEGVLRIRVGTPLADVEQRMLEETLRMTRGNKTLTAKLLGIDPKTVFRKLKAAEEEEEAEEGDDASAAERPGA, encoded by the coding sequence ATGCCTGAGATCACGCCACCCACCCTGCTGGTCGCCGACGACGATCCCGCCGTACGCCAGAGCCTCGAGCGCACCCTGGCCCGGGAGGGCTACAGCGTGCTGCTCGCGCCCGACGGCCAGGCCGCGATGGAGCGGCTGCGCGAGGGTGGAGTCGATCTTCTCCTTTCCGACCTCCGCATGCCCGGGCTCAACGGGCTCGAGCTCTTGCGCGAGGTGAAGGCGGCGCAGCCGGACGTCGACGTGATCATGCTGACCGCGTTCGGCACCGTCGAGGAGGCGGTCACCGCGATGAAGGACGGGGCGGTGGACTTCCTCACCAAGCCGTTCCAGCGCGCCCAGCTGATCCGCGTCATCCGCAAAGCGCTCGAGCGCCGCGAGCTGATCGCGGAGAACCGCGCCCTGCAGCGGCGCCTCGACGACCTCCTGGCCCAGGGCAACATCATCGGCGTCAGCCCGGTGTGGCGGGCCACCATGAGTCTCGTGGAGCAGGTCGCCAACAGCTCCGCCACCGTCCTCATCCATGGCGAGAGCGGGACGGGCAAGGAGCTCCTGGCGCGCGCAATTCATGACCGATCAGCTCGGCGCAATGGCCCTTTCGTGGCGGTCAATTGTGCCGCGCTGCCTGAGACTCTGCTCGAGTCTGAGCTGTTCGGGTACGAGAAGGGCGCCTTCACGGGAGCGGCCGCTCGGAAGGAGGGCCGCTTCGAACTGGCCGACGGCGGGACCCTCTTCCTCGACGAGGTCGCCGACCTCTCCCCGGTTACCCAGCCCAAGATCCTTCGGGTTCTGCAGGAAGGCGAGTTCGAGCGGCTCGGGGGTACCAAGACCAGCAAGGTCGACGTCCGCATCGTGACCGCGAGTAATCAGGACCTCTCGGCGCTGGTCAAGGAGAAGCGCTTCCGCGAGGACCTCTTCTACCGACTGAACGTCATCACGATCACGGCGCCGCCGCTGCGCGACCGTCCCGAGGACGTGCCGGTGCTCGCCCAGCACTTCCTCCGGATCTACGCGGCCAAGAACAACCGGAACCTGGTCGGATTCTCGGAAGACGCATTGCGCTGCTTCGAGAGCTACGCCTGGCCGGGCAATGTGCGCGAGCTGGAGAACGTGGTGGAGCGGGCGGTGGTGCTGGCCCGCGGCCAGTCCATCGAGGTCGGAGACCTCCCCGACAAGGTCACCGCGCGCGCCATCGTGGTCGAGCGGCCCACGCCGGGCGAGGGCGAGGGAACGGAGGGGGTCCTGCGCATCCGGGTGGGCACGCCGCTGGCGGATGTCGAGCAGCGCATGCTCGAGGAGACCCTCCGTATGACCCGCGGCAACAAGACCCTGACCGCGAAGCTCCTCGGCATCGATCCCAAGACGGTGTTCCGCAAGCTCAAGGCGGCCGAGGAGGAGGAGGAGGCCGAGGAGGGCGACGACGCCTCCGCCGCCGAGCGGCCGGGCGCTTGA
- a CDS encoding crotonase/enoyl-CoA hydratase family protein: protein MAFTEILYAVEDGVLTLTLNGPAKLNALTRTMLAELLEALERADADDSVRAVIVTGAGRAFCAGADLSAGGKTFDRAARPDGDSAAPHRDGGGLFTLRVYALKKPVIAAINGAAVGFGATMTLPMDIRIASSAARMGFVFSRRGVVPEAASTWFLPRVVGINQAAEWVYTGRVFPAAEALAGGLVSRVVEPDALLPTARALAREIADNTSAVSVALARQMMWTLLGADHPMAGHRLDSRAMEYMGRSPDAYEGVTSFLEKRPPRFTMRPSKDMPPFYPFGDARPFTP from the coding sequence ATGGCGTTCACGGAGATCCTGTACGCGGTCGAGGACGGCGTGCTCACGCTGACCCTCAACGGGCCTGCCAAGCTCAACGCGCTCACGCGCACCATGCTCGCCGAGCTGCTGGAGGCGCTGGAGCGTGCCGATGCCGACGACAGCGTGCGCGCCGTCATCGTCACCGGCGCGGGCCGCGCGTTCTGCGCGGGGGCGGATCTCTCCGCGGGCGGGAAGACCTTCGATCGCGCGGCCCGCCCCGACGGGGATTCCGCGGCGCCGCACCGCGACGGCGGCGGTCTCTTCACCTTGCGCGTCTACGCCCTCAAGAAGCCCGTCATCGCGGCCATCAACGGCGCCGCGGTGGGCTTTGGCGCGACCATGACGCTGCCGATGGACATCCGCATCGCGTCCTCGGCGGCGCGCATGGGCTTCGTGTTCAGCCGTCGTGGCGTCGTGCCCGAGGCCGCGAGCACCTGGTTCCTGCCCCGCGTGGTGGGGATCAACCAGGCCGCTGAGTGGGTGTACACCGGCCGTGTCTTTCCCGCCGCGGAAGCGCTGGCGGGTGGGCTCGTGAGTCGGGTGGTCGAGCCGGATGCTCTCTTGCCCACCGCGCGCGCCCTCGCCCGCGAGATCGCGGACAATACGTCCGCGGTGTCCGTGGCGCTGGCCCGGCAGATGATGTGGACGCTGCTCGGCGCGGATCACCCGATGGCCGGGCACCGCCTCGACTCGCGCGCCATGGAGTACATGGGCCGCTCCCCCGACGCCTACGAGGGCGTCACGTCGTTCCTCGAGAAGCGTCCGCCGCGCTTCACCATGCGCCCGAGCAAGGACATGCCGCCGTTCTACCCCTTCGGAGACGCCCGCCCATTCACGCCCTGA
- a CDS encoding MFS transporter: MILGNTFLVGAFGPVLPDIARTHGLVDWQLGVVAGAFGFARMAGAMPAGLIAARHVALTLVLSPVFLSVGLACVTVGGSFAWLVLGRALMGVGHTLLMVGGLTAILLDDKGADASFRLNTFEFSGMLGILGGLLVVGVLPASWSWNLSLAVASSPLIVSALVARAIQRRFPPTPPPERATASASAGGARPRGARVFWLMLAVGITMAFAWSSVSQFLVPLRGTREFGLERGGISLLLALAQVVDLIALLPAGRLADRVGRLPVLATMTMVLGLGAIGTGLGSFPLFVAGCAGLGLGLAGWMLPLGIARAHGGAEGLAWRTALYRVGTDAAIFLGPVVSGLLGERAARSFVGVIGMAALAMGARLLLRPLPR; this comes from the coding sequence GTGATCCTCGGCAACACGTTCCTCGTCGGCGCCTTCGGCCCCGTGCTCCCCGACATCGCGCGCACCCACGGGCTCGTCGACTGGCAGCTCGGCGTGGTCGCGGGCGCGTTCGGTTTCGCGCGCATGGCGGGCGCGATGCCCGCGGGGCTCATCGCGGCGCGGCACGTGGCGCTGACCCTGGTGCTCTCGCCGGTGTTCCTGTCGGTCGGGCTCGCCTGCGTCACCGTGGGCGGCAGCTTCGCGTGGCTCGTGCTGGGCCGGGCGCTCATGGGGGTCGGGCACACGCTGCTGATGGTCGGCGGTCTCACCGCGATCCTCCTCGACGACAAGGGCGCGGATGCATCGTTTCGTCTGAACACCTTCGAGTTCTCGGGCATGCTCGGCATCCTGGGTGGGCTGCTCGTGGTGGGCGTGCTCCCGGCGAGCTGGTCGTGGAATCTCTCCCTGGCGGTAGCGTCCTCGCCGCTCATCGTGAGCGCGCTCGTGGCGCGCGCGATCCAGCGTCGCTTCCCGCCGACGCCGCCGCCCGAGCGAGCGACCGCGAGCGCGTCCGCCGGCGGCGCGAGGCCGCGCGGCGCCCGCGTCTTCTGGCTGATGCTCGCGGTGGGCATCACCATGGCCTTCGCCTGGTCGTCGGTGAGCCAGTTCCTCGTCCCGCTGCGGGGCACGCGTGAGTTCGGGCTCGAGCGCGGGGGCATCTCACTGCTGCTGGCCCTCGCGCAGGTCGTGGACCTGATCGCCCTCCTGCCTGCCGGACGTCTCGCCGACCGCGTGGGCCGGCTTCCCGTCCTCGCGACCATGACCATGGTGCTGGGGCTCGGGGCCATCGGCACGGGGCTCGGGAGCTTTCCGCTCTTCGTGGCGGGCTGCGCGGGCTTGGGCCTCGGGCTTGCGGGCTGGATGCTCCCGCTCGGCATCGCGCGCGCGCACGGAGGCGCCGAGGGCCTCGCCTGGCGTACCGCGCTCTATCGGGTGGGAACGGATGCCGCGATCTTTCTCGGCCCGGTGGTGAGCGGTCTCCTCGGCGAGCGGGCGGCGCGGAGCTTCGTGGGGGTGATCGGCATGGCCGCGCTCGCGATGGGCGCCCGGCTGCTCCTCCGTCCGCTGCCGCGGTAG
- a CDS encoding histidine phosphatase family protein — translation MSRHRRALGLGLALCVVALSSPAAAGEDPAWGLLRAGTQVILVRHAATDMSQRDDKDAPLADCSRQRNLTDAGRADARRIREAFRLRTIPVGRVLSSAYCRCLETARLAFGEPTPWLPLQSSESDLAVQADRTAEIHRLAGTVPTGGNLVLVTHQFTIRAATGVDVAEGEMLVLSPHGDGTFEILGRMAPEDLPVP, via the coding sequence ATGTCTCGACACCGGCGCGCGCTCGGGCTCGGCCTCGCGCTGTGCGTGGTCGCGCTGTCCTCGCCCGCCGCCGCTGGGGAAGATCCCGCCTGGGGCCTGCTCCGCGCGGGCACGCAGGTCATCCTCGTCCGTCACGCGGCCACCGACATGAGCCAGCGTGACGACAAGGACGCGCCGCTCGCCGACTGTTCGCGCCAGCGCAATCTCACCGACGCGGGGCGGGCTGACGCACGCCGGATCCGGGAGGCGTTCCGGCTCCGGACGATCCCGGTAGGGCGGGTGCTCTCGAGCGCCTACTGTCGCTGCCTCGAGACGGCGCGCCTGGCCTTCGGCGAGCCGACGCCGTGGCTGCCGCTCCAGTCGTCAGAGAGCGATCTGGCGGTCCAGGCCGACCGCACCGCCGAGATTCACCGGCTCGCCGGCACCGTGCCCACCGGTGGGAACCTCGTCCTCGTCACCCACCAGTTCACCATCCGGGCCGCCACTGGCGTCGACGTGGCGGAGGGCGAGATGCTTGTGCTCTCGCCCCACGGCGACGGCACCTTCGAGATCCTCGGCCGGATGGCGCCGGAGGACCTACCCGTGCCGTGA